One genomic region from Mycoplasmopsis columbina encodes:
- a CDS encoding MSC_0619 family F1-like ATPase alpha subunit — protein sequence MNNKLYISAIHDYIIQISGDYKYAQNEIFEVKNNRDFKLMVISANENVAFCLANSDSKLISVGQEVEVSDQNTKIVTNKSYYGKIIDVFGDVIFPKMHTSNDFYQNRVEILKTENNLMTYQPLEEQLYTGYAVIDLLIPIGKGQRELIIGDRKTGKSFIALNTIINQKNKGVKCIYVAIGQTQSQVASIYQTLKEHGADSYTIIVNAPSEKPYEQYLAPYVGMAHAENISQHDDVLIVFDDLSKHANIYREIALLTNKPVLKEAFPGDMFYAHSRLLERSGKFKDRKSITALPIVQTIDNDITSLIASNVISITDGQIVTNSDLFASNKYPAVDVNLSVSRIGSRVQNKLIAQTAKVIATLYRAFKKQMKLAALKYDLNDDINNLMISGLQIEKLFNQKGITSYDANEMFLTSKLIQWNLLNQLTDKNIEKAIKFLIAFVKKDSVSQDIIKNSIENTLKNDELAKNYFAFILQTYSNMYDLNWKVSSKEEFVELDKNLITQTHEELEGAN from the coding sequence ATGAATAACAAATTGTATATAAGTGCAATTCATGATTACATTATTCAAATATCTGGCGATTATAAATATGCTCAAAATGAAATTTTCGAAGTAAAAAATAATCGTGATTTTAAATTGATGGTTATTTCAGCAAACGAAAATGTTGCTTTTTGTTTAGCAAATTCAGATTCAAAATTAATAAGCGTTGGACAAGAAGTTGAAGTAAGTGATCAAAATACAAAAATTGTCACAAATAAATCTTATTATGGAAAAATTATTGATGTTTTTGGAGATGTTATTTTTCCTAAAATGCACACAAGTAATGATTTTTATCAAAATCGTGTAGAGATTTTAAAAACTGAAAATAATTTAATGACCTATCAACCACTTGAAGAACAACTTTACACTGGTTATGCAGTTATTGATTTATTAATTCCAATTGGAAAAGGTCAACGTGAATTAATTATTGGAGATAGAAAAACAGGGAAAAGTTTTATTGCTTTAAATACAATAATTAATCAAAAAAATAAAGGCGTAAAATGTATTTATGTTGCAATTGGTCAAACACAAAGTCAAGTAGCATCAATTTACCAAACTTTGAAAGAACATGGTGCAGATAGTTATACAATCATTGTTAATGCTCCTTCAGAAAAACCTTATGAACAATATTTAGCTCCTTATGTTGGAATGGCACATGCTGAAAATATTTCACAACATGATGATGTTTTAATTGTTTTTGATGATTTAAGCAAACACGCAAATATATATAGAGAAATTGCCTTATTAACCAATAAACCAGTTTTAAAAGAAGCATTTCCTGGAGACATGTTCTATGCACATTCAAGACTATTAGAAAGAAGTGGTAAATTTAAAGATAGAAAAAGTATCACAGCTTTACCAATTGTGCAAACTATCGATAACGATATTACCTCATTAATTGCTTCAAATGTTATTTCAATAACTGATGGACAAATTGTAACTAATAGCGATTTGTTTGCTTCTAATAAATATCCTGCAGTTGATGTTAATCTTTCTGTTAGTCGGATTGGAAGCAGGGTACAAAATAAACTAATTGCGCAAACTGCAAAAGTTATTGCAACTCTTTATAGAGCTTTTAAAAAACAAATGAAATTAGCTGCTCTTAAATACGATTTAAATGATGACATAAATAATTTAATGATTTCTGGATTACAAATTGAAAAATTATTCAATCAAAAAGGTATAACTTCTTATGATGCAAATGAAATGTTTTTAACCTCTAAGTTAATTCAATGAAATTTATTAAACCAACTAACTGATAAAAACATTGAAAAAGCAATTAAATTTTTAATTGCTTTCGTGAAAAAAGATTCTGTATCACAAGATATTATTAAAAATTCAATCGAAAACACCTTAAAAAATGATGAATTAGCCAAAAACTATTTTGCTTTTATTCTTCAAACCTATTCAAACATGTACGATCTTAACTGAAAAGTAAGCAGTAAAGAAGAGTTTGTTGAATTAGATAAAAACTTAATTACTCAAACTCATGAAGAACTAGAAGGAGCTAACTAA
- the mnmE gene encoding tRNA uridine-5-carboxymethylaminomethyl(34) synthesis GTPase MnmE, whose translation MNDTIAAISSGGKINQAISIIRVSGSDSVEIVKKIFAGSIGKNREVTYGNIIDNFNNNEIIDEVLVAWFIGKNTFTGEDTVEINCHGGVIITNQILELILANGARLATPGEFSRRSFLNGKMDLIKAEAINDLIHAQTIAQTKLAIKKFNGKTSQLISSLIKELMYLIGAIEVNIDYPEYDDVENALGDELLLRFKEFDKKLDEIIRKSENSRLIFEGIKVAIVGKPNVGKSSILNCLLNEEKAIVTDEAGTTRDVIEAAYQIDGLLFKLIDTAGIRNTNAKIEKIGIEKSFKQIEEADVVIHVEDPSQENNEYDLKVDELSKTYNKVLIKVINKKDLLNNEENKSNYVYISAKNNDIESLENALKLNFNLDNLNNEDFLNNARQLSLIKQAKLNIQEGIKTLENGLDSDLVIVDLRRAWSNLADISGRADNEDLLDEMFKNFCLGK comes from the coding sequence ATGAATGATACTATTGCAGCAATTAGTTCGGGCGGAAAAATTAATCAAGCAATTTCCATTATCAGAGTTTCAGGATCTGATAGCGTAGAAATTGTAAAAAAAATTTTTGCAGGCTCAATTGGAAAAAATCGGGAAGTTACTTATGGTAACATTATCGATAATTTTAATAATAACGAAATAATAGACGAAGTGTTAGTGGCCTGATTTATAGGCAAAAATACTTTTACAGGGGAAGATACTGTTGAAATTAATTGCCATGGTGGAGTTATTATAACAAATCAAATTTTAGAACTAATTTTAGCTAATGGAGCACGTTTAGCAACGCCAGGAGAATTTAGCCGAAGATCTTTTTTAAATGGTAAAATGGATCTTATTAAAGCCGAAGCAATTAATGATTTAATTCATGCACAAACTATTGCACAAACAAAATTAGCTATAAAAAAATTTAATGGTAAAACATCACAACTAATTTCTTCTTTAATTAAGGAATTGATGTATTTAATTGGAGCAATTGAGGTAAATATTGATTATCCTGAATACGATGATGTTGAAAATGCATTAGGGGATGAACTACTTTTAAGATTTAAAGAGTTTGATAAAAAATTAGATGAAATAATTAGAAAAAGCGAAAATTCTAGATTAATTTTTGAAGGTATTAAAGTTGCCATTGTTGGAAAACCCAATGTAGGAAAATCATCAATTCTAAATTGTCTATTAAATGAAGAAAAAGCAATTGTCACAGATGAAGCAGGAACAACAAGAGATGTAATCGAAGCTGCCTATCAAATTGATGGTTTATTGTTTAAATTAATTGACACCGCAGGCATAAGAAACACGAATGCAAAAATTGAAAAAATAGGTATAGAAAAATCATTTAAACAAATTGAAGAAGCAGATGTAGTTATTCATGTTGAAGATCCTTCACAAGAAAATAATGAATATGATCTAAAAGTAGATGAATTAAGTAAAACATATAATAAAGTTTTAATAAAAGTAATTAACAAAAAAGATTTATTAAACAATGAAGAAAACAAATCTAACTATGTTTATATAAGCGCAAAAAATAATGATATTGAATCTTTAGAAAATGCTCTGAAATTGAATTTTAATTTAGACAATTTAAACAATGAAGACTTTTTAAATAATGCTCGTCAACTTTCACTAATTAAACAAGCTAAACTAAATATTCAAGAGGGAATAAAAACTTTAGAGAATGGTTTAGATAGTGATTTAGTAATAGTTGATTTGCGAAGAGCATGGAGCAATCTTGCAGATATTTCGGGACGAGCTGATAATGAGGATTTATTAGATGAAATGTTTAAAAACTTTTGTCTAGGAAAGTAG
- a CDS encoding TatD family hydrolase, translated as MSIKYVDAHTHPLKCYYKDNYKSIEKAHAKGLAVMMVTGCARREIEEVKYLCKHFDYTYPVIGIHPNEATGKEDADFIESHLDSSIKAIGEIGLDYYWNTTTPEIQKESFIAQVKLAEKYNLPVVVHMRDAYEDLYEIIKQFPYVNFMIHTYSGDLEWAKKFYDLGCYFSFSGITTYKNAQKTIEVLDWLPVDRILTETDAPYLTPAQKRGEINYSNYVIFTTTFIAGVKKIPVEKFADQVFKNAKELFNLNVSRKK; from the coding sequence ATGTCAATTAAATATGTTGATGCACATACACATCCATTAAAGTGTTATTACAAAGATAACTATAAATCAATTGAAAAAGCTCATGCAAAAGGTTTAGCAGTTATGATGGTAACTGGTTGTGCAAGAAGAGAAATTGAAGAAGTAAAATATCTTTGTAAACATTTTGATTACACTTACCCAGTTATTGGTATTCACCCAAATGAAGCAACTGGTAAAGAAGATGCAGATTTTATTGAATCACATTTAGATTCTTCAATTAAAGCAATCGGTGAAATCGGACTTGATTATTATTGAAATACAACAACACCGGAAATTCAAAAAGAATCGTTTATTGCACAAGTAAAATTAGCTGAAAAATACAATTTACCAGTAGTTGTGCACATGCGTGATGCATATGAAGATTTATATGAAATTATTAAACAATTTCCATATGTGAATTTCATGATACACACATACAGTGGTGATTTAGAATGAGCTAAGAAATTTTATGATTTAGGATGTTACTTTAGTTTTAGTGGTATTACAACTTACAAAAATGCACAAAAAACAATTGAAGTGTTAGACTGATTGCCAGTAGATAGAATTCTAACTGAAACAGACGCGCCTTATTTAACACCAGCGCAAAAACGTGGGGAAATTAATTATTCAAATTACGTGATCTTTACAACAACTTTTATAGCAGGTGTAAAAAAGATACCAGTAGAAAAATTTGCTGACCAAGTTTTTAAAAATGCTAAGGAATTATTTAATTTAAATGTTTCAAGAAAAAAATAG
- the rsmA gene encoding 16S rRNA (adenine(1518)-N(6)/adenine(1519)-N(6))-dimethyltransferase RsmA, whose translation MFQEKNSFIKAKKKYGQNFLNDRNIIEKIISVIDPKDKKILEIGPGMGAITKFLAPQAKKFIAFEIDPDMSDYLISNKILESEQIVLEDFLKVELDKFKDFEVVGNIPYYITSDIIFKLIDYRHLFKSAILMVQDEVADRLIAKVNSSNYSKLSITTQYVAKVEKLFKVKKNLFVPIPKVDSAIIKLSFYQNKNDNFEELKDFFKLCFMARRKKLNFALKTKYESIKIEKAYKIMQLDEMTRIQELDLNTIVKLFYTLEKEAGN comes from the coding sequence ATGTTTCAAGAAAAAAATAGCTTCATCAAAGCAAAGAAAAAATATGGTCAAAATTTTTTAAATGATAGAAATATTATTGAAAAAATTATTAGTGTGATTGATCCAAAAGACAAAAAAATTTTAGAGATAGGTCCCGGAATGGGAGCAATAACCAAATTTCTTGCTCCGCAAGCAAAGAAATTTATTGCTTTTGAAATTGATCCGGATATGTCTGATTATTTAATAAGCAACAAAATTTTAGAATCAGAACAAATTGTCTTAGAAGATTTTTTAAAAGTAGAATTAGACAAATTTAAAGATTTTGAAGTTGTTGGGAATATTCCTTACTACATAACAAGTGATATTATTTTTAAATTAATTGATTATAGACATTTGTTTAAAAGTGCTATTTTGATGGTTCAAGATGAAGTTGCCGATCGTTTGATAGCTAAAGTCAATAGTTCAAATTATTCAAAATTATCAATTACTACTCAATACGTGGCAAAAGTCGAAAAATTATTCAAAGTTAAAAAAAATCTTTTTGTTCCTATACCAAAGGTTGATTCGGCAATAATAAAACTTTCTTTTTATCAAAATAAAAATGATAATTTTGAGGAATTAAAAGATTTTTTTAAACTTTGTTTCATGGCTCGAAGAAAAAAATTAAACTTTGCTTTAAAAACAAAATACGAAAGTATTAAAATTGAAAAAGCCTATAAAATAATGCAATTAGACGAAATGACGAGAATTCAAGAGTTAGATTTAAACACAATAGTTAAACTTTTTTACACTCTTGAAAAGGAAGCAGGAAATTAA
- a CDS encoding MATE family efflux transporter, with translation MKTKINKESRAEELFSQTPIKKAIWIVAIPSLMITLMIGLYTFVDQVFIQQFVPRTRVIMSNGELGEISAYLTAGQYSFDSYFQLFNQYNAIEGIAKVARISANSVVSTTNASAQPLLIFSNAIVFLVPLGASVYYTKCLSKKLNTTARNLWATMFWATVSLSLLSTLLIIALTAGGILNLLAGKNILDQQAAIKGGMSEIQVKELQDYYNAANALSVKWAKEYIYVYAAGIVLQGLVSLFSFFIRAEGFNTYTMFIGILANIINISLDALFIIVFKMGVLGGMLATIIGWVFNLIAYIIYVQIKHSRKEMQMTLGAIWRFKFSKELIGPTFLLGLGGFLRSFGVAVSFAIVNILLTKPAFADPGHFQFYWAKSAPIITLFLISVFGISDGARSLLSYNYTKRNFDRCKQVYNWTLVVSLTYAIFVYVFILATAGNLWVLALNVSPELKKATAEFIMVMTLRIVLTSFSVCSILAFQGTNDIEKSLFATTLENFTTFIVVMPLGYLFAHLGYTHTNSKDVGNWIIIASFIFNGAVASTILLIFSRWYIYKKLPKIDNTKLSWSRKIEHRFFENATKFEAKHAV, from the coding sequence ATGAAAACAAAAATAAATAAAGAAAGTAGGGCAGAAGAATTATTTTCACAAACACCTATAAAAAAGGCAATTTGGATTGTTGCTATTCCTAGTTTAATGATCACTTTGATGATTGGATTGTACACTTTTGTTGACCAAGTTTTTATTCAACAATTTGTTCCAAGAACAAGAGTGATTATGTCTAATGGTGAACTAGGTGAAATTAGTGCTTATTTAACTGCAGGACAATATTCTTTCGATAGTTATTTTCAACTTTTTAATCAATACAATGCGATTGAAGGAATAGCTAAAGTTGCACGAATAAGTGCTAATTCAGTAGTTTCTACGACTAATGCATCTGCGCAACCATTACTAATTTTCTCAAATGCTATAGTCTTTTTAGTGCCCTTAGGTGCTTCTGTTTATTACACAAAATGTTTATCTAAAAAACTAAATACAACCGCAAGAAACTTGTGAGCCACAATGTTTTGAGCAACCGTTAGTCTTTCTCTTTTATCAACTCTTTTAATTATTGCTCTAACAGCTGGAGGAATTTTAAATTTACTAGCTGGAAAAAATATTTTAGATCAACAAGCTGCTATTAAAGGTGGAATGAGTGAAATTCAAGTTAAAGAATTACAAGATTATTACAACGCTGCAAATGCTTTAAGTGTTAAATGAGCAAAAGAATATATTTATGTTTATGCAGCAGGTATTGTGTTACAAGGATTAGTATCACTATTTTCATTTTTCATTAGAGCTGAAGGATTTAATACATATACTATGTTTATAGGTATTTTAGCAAATATTATTAATATTTCTTTAGATGCTTTATTCATTATTGTTTTCAAAATGGGTGTACTTGGTGGTATGCTAGCAACAATTATTGGATGAGTGTTTAATTTAATAGCCTATATCATATATGTACAAATTAAACATAGTAGAAAAGAAATGCAAATGACTCTTGGAGCTATTTGAAGATTCAAATTTAGTAAAGAATTAATAGGTCCAACCTTTTTATTGGGACTTGGTGGTTTTTTAAGATCATTTGGGGTAGCAGTATCATTTGCAATTGTTAATATTTTACTTACTAAACCAGCTTTTGCAGATCCTGGACACTTTCAATTCTACTGAGCTAAATCAGCTCCAATCATCACATTATTTTTAATTTCTGTTTTCGGAATAAGTGATGGAGCAAGAAGTTTATTATCTTATAACTATACAAAGAGAAATTTTGATAGATGTAAACAAGTTTATAACTGAACTTTAGTTGTTTCTCTAACTTATGCAATTTTTGTTTATGTCTTTATTTTAGCCACAGCAGGCAATTTATGAGTTTTAGCTTTAAATGTTTCGCCAGAACTTAAAAAAGCCACAGCAGAATTTATAATGGTGATGACTTTAAGAATTGTGCTAACTTCTTTCTCTGTTTGTTCTATACTAGCTTTCCAAGGAACAAACGATATCGAAAAATCATTGTTTGCAACAACTCTTGAAAACTTTACTACTTTTATTGTTGTAATGCCATTAGGTTATTTATTTGCCCACTTAGGTTACACACATACAAATAGTAAAGATGTAGGAAATTGAATTATAATAGCTTCATTTATTTTTAATGGAGCAGTAGCTTCGACAATCTTGTTAATTTTTTCAAGATGATATATCTATAAAAAATTACCAAAAATTGATAATACAAAATTATCATGAAGCAGAAAAATAGAGCATAGATTCTTTGAAAATGCTACAAAATTTGAAGCAAAACATGCAGTTTAA
- the fmt gene encoding methionyl-tRNA formyltransferase: MIKLLLAGTPNFSVPIFEELIKNFNVVGIVSQPDKPANRGHKIEFTPTKLLAQKYNIKCFQPNKISEIKEELEALEYDYLITAAFGQYIPTSILNIAKKLNLNVHGSLLPKYRGAAPIQYALLNGDKVTGVSLMEMVKEMDAGDVFATFTYEIDEKDVASTLFNKLSSLSAQNIVQWIKDLDAGKLSRQKQNENLVTFSPKLLKEEAQLSPNLTRKEAINKIRAFEQNPGAYIVDANNKRIKIFFATENEIKNAPKIQCSDGVIYAIDYQYESKKRIKL, translated from the coding sequence ATGATCAAATTACTTTTAGCAGGAACACCTAATTTTTCAGTTCCTATTTTTGAGGAATTAATTAAAAATTTTAATGTTGTAGGTATTGTTTCTCAACCAGATAAACCTGCTAATAGAGGCCATAAAATTGAATTTACTCCTACTAAATTGTTAGCTCAAAAATACAACATTAAATGTTTTCAACCTAACAAAATAAGTGAAATTAAAGAAGAGTTAGAAGCATTAGAATATGACTATTTAATCACTGCTGCTTTTGGACAATATATCCCAACTAGTATTTTAAATATTGCAAAAAAACTTAATTTAAATGTTCACGGTTCTCTTCTTCCTAAGTATCGAGGAGCAGCACCAATTCAATATGCACTTTTAAACGGTGACAAAGTAACAGGTGTGTCACTAATGGAGATGGTAAAAGAAATGGATGCAGGAGATGTTTTTGCTACATTTACCTATGAAATAGATGAAAAAGATGTTGCTTCAACTCTTTTTAACAAATTAAGTTCTTTATCTGCACAGAATATTGTTCAATGAATTAAAGATTTAGATGCAGGAAAATTATCGAGACAAAAACAAAACGAAAACTTAGTTACTTTTTCACCTAAATTACTTAAAGAAGAGGCTCAATTATCTCCTAATTTAACTCGTAAAGAAGCGATCAATAAAATACGTGCTTTTGAACAAAATCCTGGCGCATATATAGTTGATGCAAATAATAAAAGAATCAAAATATTCTTTGCAACTGAAAATGAAATTAAAAATGCTCCAAAGATTCAATGTTCTGATGGTGTGATTTATGCTATTGATTATCAATATGAAAGTAAAAAAAGAATTAAATTATAA
- a CDS encoding MSC_0618 family F1-like ATPase beta subunit, protein MSAKISKIWTDVVEVTFNDEQVPAVNTLIEANGTYLLVKKIINNNSILAVIISSEATFAIDQEVKALHHSFMVPVGQKSKGKIFDVLGQPLNSNQKGYKYVEMDSTNKPNSNYENKTKILETGIKAIDFFIPILDGSKIGIFGGAGVGKTVLMKEIIFNLSKQQKNTSSIFIGSGERSREAIELYDDLQESNLMNSSVMFISRMNESPGARMSIVPVGVTAAEYLRDVEKENVLLFVDNIFRFLQAGNETAASLDKKASIGGYQATLNTEISQIEQRIYSNENGSITSFQTVFLPMDDLSDPSAVATFNHLNGSLVLSRDISAKNIFPAFDPLASSSTNIDPQIIGKEHFEAILEAKQVLQKYKELEDVMLILGFEELDEESKIAVKKALQLQNFMSQSFFMTEQFRQVPGVFVPMKKTIESVRKILDGKYSHLNPETFSYIASTDELDEKLDQEINA, encoded by the coding sequence ATGAGCGCAAAAATTTCAAAAATTTGAACAGATGTTGTTGAAGTCACTTTTAACGATGAACAAGTTCCAGCAGTTAACACATTAATTGAAGCCAATGGAACCTATTTACTAGTTAAAAAGATAATAAACAACAATTCAATTTTGGCTGTTATTATTTCTTCAGAAGCAACTTTTGCAATTGATCAAGAAGTAAAAGCACTTCATCATTCATTTATGGTTCCTGTAGGACAAAAATCAAAAGGAAAAATTTTTGATGTATTAGGCCAACCGTTAAATAGTAACCAAAAGGGCTATAAATATGTTGAAATGGATTCAACTAATAAACCTAATTCTAATTATGAAAACAAAACAAAAATTCTAGAGACAGGAATTAAAGCAATTGATTTCTTTATTCCAATTTTAGACGGTTCAAAAATTGGAATTTTTGGTGGAGCAGGAGTTGGTAAAACTGTTTTGATGAAGGAAATTATTTTTAACTTATCAAAACAACAAAAAAACACTTCATCTATTTTTATAGGTTCTGGAGAACGTTCAAGAGAAGCCATTGAGCTTTATGATGATTTACAAGAATCAAATTTGATGAATAGTTCAGTAATGTTTATTTCTAGAATGAATGAAAGTCCAGGTGCACGTATGAGTATTGTACCAGTTGGTGTTACCGCTGCTGAATATTTAAGAGATGTTGAAAAAGAAAATGTTTTATTATTCGTTGATAATATTTTCCGTTTTCTTCAAGCCGGAAATGAAACAGCTGCTTCACTAGATAAAAAGGCATCAATTGGTGGTTATCAAGCAACTTTAAACACTGAAATTTCACAAATTGAACAAAGAATTTATAGTAATGAAAATGGATCAATAACTTCATTCCAAACAGTTTTCTTACCAATGGATGATTTGTCAGATCCTTCTGCAGTTGCAACTTTTAATCACTTAAATGGTTCTTTAGTATTGTCAAGAGATATTAGTGCAAAAAACATTTTTCCAGCTTTTGATCCTCTTGCGTCTTCATCAACAAACATTGATCCACAAATTATAGGTAAAGAACATTTTGAGGCAATTTTAGAAGCTAAACAAGTTTTACAAAAATATAAAGAATTAGAAGATGTTATGTTAATTTTAGGTTTCGAAGAATTAGATGAAGAATCTAAAATTGCTGTTAAAAAAGCATTACAATTGCAAAACTTTATGTCACAATCATTCTTTATGACAGAACAATTTAGACAAGTTCCAGGTGTTTTTGTTCCAATGAAGAAAACAATCGAATCAGTTAGAAAAATTTTAGATGGTAAATATTCACATCTAAATCCAGAAACTTTTTCTTACATTGCTTCTACTGATGAATTAGATGAAAAACTAGATCAAGAAATAAATGCGTAG
- a CDS encoding variable surface lipoprotein: MKSKKLFLGGLLLSATSLPLVAVACNNETDTKQKQAQLDLGTALTSANTLVEELTTSSIAVPTTLQTAIQESTTLLADQKATVDALVASKAKIDEEIAKVQALNAYKNKTAVQALKEKLTSLKTLTSELENYTFLSELKTETENLTTTTESKLSNDEELTTEKLSADSTALDSQKTKVEADAKYQNREKYQPLVDSIQNSESYSETLTSLQTLTSDSDLGTKKEALAAAIESAKTNKDGDATKWESSTNELKAKLTETKTAVNAKQFDISSKITKTLDQALSDKVRAAATANSSKEENAENPYYIIYRYRDKQLVLINNKSYNSATEKDILYEVASDFPTQLLENEKQLINATDTTYVNDRQQTRLNSLISFSIENDKLVLTFKTAIYSNSGDHAIDEYSFIVKLALTAATPVASETEEPSTQPANETQNPPAEGTGASTSENGSTSSTNTTTTTTEPAESTEAPMESTPAEPSAETQS; this comes from the coding sequence ATGAAAAGTAAGAAATTATTCTTAGGAGGTTTATTATTATCTGCAACTAGTTTACCTCTTGTAGCAGTAGCATGTAATAATGAAACAGATACCAAGCAGAAACAGGCTCAATTAGATTTAGGAACCGCATTAACTAGTGCTAATACATTAGTAGAAGAGTTAACAACTTCAAGCATTGCAGTACCTACAACATTACAAACTGCAATTCAAGAATCTACAACCTTGTTGGCTGATCAAAAAGCCACTGTTGATGCATTGGTAGCTTCTAAAGCTAAAATTGATGAAGAAATTGCTAAAGTTCAAGCTTTAAATGCTTACAAAAATAAAACAGCAGTTCAAGCTTTAAAAGAAAAATTAACTTCATTAAAAACTTTAACCTCAGAATTAGAAAACTATACTTTCTTAAGTGAATTAAAAACAGAAACTGAAAACTTAACTACAACAACTGAAAGTAAATTAAGTAACGATGAAGAATTAACAACTGAAAAACTTTCAGCTGATTCAACTGCTTTAGATTCACAAAAAACCAAAGTTGAAGCTGATGCTAAATACCAAAACAGAGAAAAATACCAACCATTAGTTGATAGTATTCAAAATAGTGAATCTTATTCAGAAACTTTAACATCATTGCAAACTTTAACTAGTGATAGTGATTTAGGAACTAAAAAAGAAGCTTTAGCTGCTGCAATTGAATCAGCTAAAACTAATAAAGATGGTGATGCAACTAAATGAGAATCTTCAACAAATGAATTAAAAGCTAAATTAACCGAAACAAAAACAGCAGTTAACGCTAAACAATTTGATATTTCTTCAAAAATTACTAAAACTTTAGATCAAGCATTATCAGATAAAGTTAGAGCAGCTGCAACAGCTAATAGTTCTAAGGAAGAAAATGCAGAAAATCCATACTACATCATTTATCGTTATCGTGACAAACAACTTGTATTAATTAACAATAAATCATACAATTCTGCAACTGAAAAAGATATTCTTTATGAAGTAGCATCTGATTTTCCAACACAATTACTTGAAAATGAAAAACAATTAATTAATGCAACTGACACAACATATGTAAATGATAGACAACAAACTAGATTAAATTCATTAATTAGTTTTAGTATAGAAAATGATAAGTTAGTTCTTACCTTTAAAACTGCAATTTATAGCAATTCAGGTGATCATGCAATTGATGAATATTCATTTATTGTTAAATTAGCTCTTACAGCGGCAACACCAGTTGCTAGTGAAACAGAAGAACCTTCTACACAACCTGCTAATGAAACACAAAATCCTCCTGCAGAAGGAACAGGTGCATCTACAAGCGAAAATGGTTCTACATCATCAACAAACACAACAACAACTACAACAGAACCAGCAGAATCAACAGAAGCTCCTATGGAATCTACACCAGCTGAACCTTCAGCAGAAACACAAAGTTAA